AGAGCAAGGTGCTGGATACGTTTACCCTAACTTTTTGGAGCGACATTTTGACGCTAGTTTAGCCAGTCAAAAGTGGGTAACTGATATATCAGAGTTGGTTGTGAATAACGTGAAACTCTTTATATCGGCAATTATGGATCTTCATAACCGAGAGATAATTTCGATTGTGATAAGCTACAGTCCGAACATGGATTTTATCGAGAAAACGATACGTACAGCAATGCAAGCCAGAGGTTTGGCTGACATGAAACAGATTGTTAGTGTATATCGATCCTTCAGACACCATTGTCTTATTTAGCTGCCATTTAGATACAATTGTTTAACTGTCCATTTTATGGGGAATTGACCACATTTGGATAAGCTAACCGCATTGGAAATCCAGCATCCCACATTTTGTCTTACACGCCATTTGTTAAGCAGAGCTAGGGTCTTGGTATCCAAACTGATTAACCGCCTTGATTCCCTTGTCTTGGATGTTTGGAAGATAAATTCACCCTCATGATGAAACAAGGTTTTATTTAACCGAATAGAGCCAGTTTCAAAGTCAATATCGTCCCATGTGAGAGCTAAGACTTCTCCTTTACGTGCACCAGTATAAATTAAGAGGTGAAAAAGTATATGATCACGAAAATCTAATTCCCGTTTTGTGATGGTAAGGAATTCTCGTATCTCTTCCTTTTTCCAATAATTGCGTCCATCCGCCTCATTTTCCTCATTAATAATTGTTTCGTTTTGTTGTCTTGGTATAGTTACATGTTCCAATGGATTCCTATCGATAATATCCATTTTCAAAGCATATTTGAAAACTTGATTAGCCTGTATTTTAATGTCATTAACTGATTTGATCATTTGGGCGATTTTATTGATCATCTTTTGGCAATAGGGCCTAGTGATCTCCTTTATTTTCAATTTGCCGAAGCGGGGCAATTTGTGCTTATTGAATTTTGATTCAATGGCTTTCTTAGTGCTTAATTTAATTGTTTTTGAATGATTAGAAAACCATTGGGCGTAAACGTCTTGAAAAGTCAGGCTGTCGTTCTTAATTGATATTCCGCTCAGCTAATTCTTGTTCAAGCTTAGCGGCGGCAACTTGTGCTTCATTAATGTCGTACAGTGAGACAATTAATAAATTGGTCGAGGCTGGAGTGGAATAGAAGAAGGGGCTCATTTTTGAGCCCTTTTATTGTGCTTTTTTGCGTAGGGAATCGCTTGGGAACCGCTTGGGAACCGTGGCCATGCTTCGCAATTCTACAAAAAATTTCTATTAATTATGTAGGCGATCATAATTGCAACTTACTTCTAGCATTTCTGGAAGTATCGTTTATGGGTTTTAATCACTATTCTAGTTTAAATGAAACAAAAGAACCTTCTTAATTTATAAATGAGAAGTATAAGGGGTGGAAAGTAACACCATATATAGTAATATTTGTTTATTAAATGTAGAATGATAATAGATTACATATAAAAAAAGGGGGATTATTATGTTGAACGGAGCAAAGTGGTGGAAATTTGATTTTCATGCTCATACACCTGCCTCACATGACTACGGGAAAGGGATGAATCAAGATGACTTAAAAAAAATGACACCAAAAGAATGGTTATTGTACCACATGGAGAAGGAAATCGATTGTGTAGCTGTTACAGATCATAATTCGGGAACATGGATTGATATATTAAATCAAACTCTTCAGGCGATGGCTCAAGAGGAAGCTGAAGGATACAGGCCTTTACATCTCTTTCCCGGGGTAGAGATAAGTGTACATGGTGGCATTCACCTACTCGCTATATTTGATAAAGGGACTACAAGTGAACATATTACTAAGGTTCTTCATTTAGCAAGATACAATGGTGTATTTGGTGAAACTAACAATACTACCGAGAGTACATTTTCCAAAGTCGTTCAAATAATAATAGAGAACAATGGGATTGCTATTCCAGCCCATGTAGATATGGAAGCAGGTATATTCGAAGAATCGTCGGGAATAACTTTGAAACAGTATTTAAGTTGTGAAGGTTTACTGGCTATACAGGTATGTGATTTAAACTACTCTAAGCCACAAATATATCGTGAATCCAAATTGAACCTTACAGAAGTTGCAGGCTCGGATAGCCACAGACCAGATCAAATTGGTAAAGATTTTACTTGGGTAAAAATGGAGCAACCCAATTTAGATGCTCTGAAATTAGCATTACATGATGGGGAAGATGGAGTCATTCATTCTGGAATAACTACACCCAATCCTAACGACCTGAAACTGAGATATTATATAAAAAGCCTAGAAATTAAAAATTCCTCTAAAGCAGGAAGGGAGCCTATTCCACTCCAAATCAATTTCAGCCCCTGGTTCTCTACCATCATTGGGGGACGTGGTTCTGGAAAGTCAAGTATTTTAGAGTTTTTGAGAATAGTGTTAAATAAGGAGGATGAGCTTCCTGAAACACTGCAATCACAATTCGCTGAATTTAAAAAAGTAGTGACTGGTAGGGGACAAACCGGAATGCTACTTGCTAATACCGAAATTAGATTAGAACTCGTAAAGGACGGTAGGGATATTGCACTTATATGGAATAATAATAATATTTCCGAACTTGAAAAAGATGAATTTGGAAACTGGGTAAGTTCTGGGGTTACATCGGGGATATCAAAGCGTTTTCCCATTCGTCTATATAGTCAAAAGCAACTATACGAGTTGACAAAAGATCCGGGCCTACTACTACAACTAATTGATAATCAATTCGATAAAGACAAGTGGAAACAAGATAAATTACAATATGAATCTGAATGGTTAGAGGTACGAAGGAAAATTAGAGATATAACTAATAAGCTAGGTCGTCAAAAGGACATTGAGCTACAGATAAATGATATAAATGCAAAAATAAAGTTGTTTGAAGAAATGGGACATAGTGACGTTTTAAGTGACTTCCAAAACACAAAACTTGTTGATTCTACACTCCTTTCGATTACTGAGAAGGTCGATAGCCAAATCAATTCAGTCCAGAGTGCGTTAACTGTACTGGGGAAACTAGAGTTATCGGATGAAGCTAAACAATTTATAGATGTAGAATCCATGACAGTTCTATCTACTTCGTTTAGTAGTTGGAATAATATAGTGAATGAATATCAAACATTAAACCAAAAACTAGAGGAATTTAAAGAATCATTTACAATAGCGATAGGCGATCTTCCTTGGAAT
This window of the Sporosarcina pasteurii genome carries:
- a CDS encoding IS3 family transposase, which produces MAVIQGLYDKSGGTYGAKRIAGKLKVSGHVINHKRVARLMKELNIKSVIRIAKRTKIEKEQGAGYVYPNFLERHFDASLASQKWVTDISELVVNNVKLFISAIMDLHNREIISIVISYSPNMDFIEKTIRTAMQARGLADMKQIVSVYRSFRHHCLI
- a CDS encoding site-specific integrase, encoding MSGISIKNDSLTFQDVYAQWFSNHSKTIKLSTKKAIESKFNKHKLPRFGKLKIKEITRPYCQKMINKIAQMIKSVNDIKIQANQVFKYALKMDIIDRNPLEHVTIPRQQNETIINEENEADGRNYWKKEEIREFLTITKRELDFRDHILFHLLIYTGARKGEVLALTWDDIDFETGSIRLNKTLFHHEGEFIFQTSKTRESRRLISLDTKTLALLNKWRVRQNVGCWISNAVSLSKCGQFPIKWTVKQLYLNGS
- a CDS encoding TrlF family AAA-like ATPase, giving the protein MLNGAKWWKFDFHAHTPASHDYGKGMNQDDLKKMTPKEWLLYHMEKEIDCVAVTDHNSGTWIDILNQTLQAMAQEEAEGYRPLHLFPGVEISVHGGIHLLAIFDKGTTSEHITKVLHLARYNGVFGETNNTTESTFSKVVQIIIENNGIAIPAHVDMEAGIFEESSGITLKQYLSCEGLLAIQVCDLNYSKPQIYRESKLNLTEVAGSDSHRPDQIGKDFTWVKMEQPNLDALKLALHDGEDGVIHSGITTPNPNDLKLRYYIKSLEIKNSSKAGREPIPLQINFSPWFSTIIGGRGSGKSSILEFLRIVLNKEDELPETLQSQFAEFKKVVTGRGQTGMLLANTEIRLELVKDGRDIALIWNNNNISELEKDEFGNWVSSGVTSGISKRFPIRLYSQKQLYELTKDPGLLLQLIDNQFDKDKWKQDKLQYESEWLEVRRKIRDITNKLGRQKDIELQINDINAKIKLFEEMGHSDVLSDFQNTKLVDSTLLSITEKVDSQINSVQSALTVLGKLELSDEAKQFIDVESMTVLSTSFSSWNNIVNEYQTLNQKLEEFKESFTIAIGDLPWNEQKADKVNRYRGLVEKLVEAGESDPHSYERLLQQKQDLLNEQKTFISMNSELRSEKVKAIEIWEKILDHEKQLRQHRMDIIHMWNNKNDDLKITLSELGNSHHAEESLREALRREGNTFARDICERDDNDRLQSGVIYSLYQFEDDVWSSRDRIVKELANPASLDEGNYTKRFKDHIKNVYANNPEDIDRLLIWFPEDLVTLKLLINSREENIDVGSAGQRTAAMLSLLLSIDDTPLIIDQPEDDLDTRRITDLIVKGLRNLKNKQQIIVVTHNPNIPVNGSAEMIIHLNFARGQIRVKAAGALQEVAIRKAVCDVMEGGSEALNNRYYRIFKALE